The following proteins are co-located in the Streptomyces sp. Ag109_O5-10 genome:
- a CDS encoding carbohydrate ABC transporter: MSGRPLLRSEIKAHRSHQHLVGQRDRFVRIHGEDLGAFYFLVMLIQTLGKKALKKGDVQKLRAIAHDLNAVYAKHTQ; the protein is encoded by the coding sequence GTGAGCGGCCGCCCCCTTCTCCGGTCCGAAATCAAGGCGCATCGCTCCCATCAGCACCTGGTCGGCCAACGAGACAGATTCGTCCGAATTCACGGCGAGGACCTCGGGGCCTTCTACTTTCTGGTGATGCTGATTCAGACGCTCGGGAAAAAGGCGCTGAAAAAGGGAGACGTTCAGAAGCTGCGGGCCATCGCCCACGATCTGAACGCCGTCTACGCCAAGCACACCCAGTAA
- a CDS encoding ATP/GTP-binding protein — translation MSEDDESAGRLINFPAPDTVLNRPPDLADPSRLFPAPDIPPESEEETTLEIPRIPAAPDPKNYLRSDGIRTPDPTDGEEGEYEEGEYEQPRSLADRLGDWLELRLHIARERHDGEAAFREAEIARKVALLEARTSRETSLAEAHNKLRAAHLKAQASRTGGSGSGLGADKGRGGASGRGGGSGSGRGSSGSSGAGGGKPGGGRGPGGGGAGRGSARSPSGGSGGKGPGSGKGTGGRGPGNSGSGGRGSGGRADGGRKNSGNGSGSGGSNRSGGRGPGGGGPGGGRGSGRDPAVSPRAERARGQQDRRAARQAARDQRRADRQAAGLADRTKDRDQERDLRRGAQERTQRRKEKAARRAEKERRRERETKDAARSADREGRTTFGEAVAEEAQRRWDKRRADADGKPQDGADKPQDKDAGETPPKAQDKPSGGPSDGPAGGAGDPGPDAAGKAQNGPSDGSGDGPHEERGKRSWRDFFGKPAPGEDDGGTEGGTGSPFGRDRTPPTAEWPGRPPRTGTRPPGEDDVVDAVIVDDPGDPFGTWRARRAGLPRAPRKRREPSIPQQEIKRPGTSRPVSSEGSTASVSSTEVTRPSGQGGLAAQHRTDITFDEFLVRMTNIALQAAADQERAETLMEALDKVADALREMAADLIGDHNIDTAVTSLIADLADAAGRMKRQTEVCAAECGMALEAAKIAAQIVGRVYGQDMAAKEEAGLTYASAAAHHD, via the coding sequence GTGTCGGAGGACGACGAGAGCGCTGGAAGGCTGATCAATTTCCCCGCTCCGGACACGGTGCTGAACCGACCGCCCGACCTCGCGGACCCCAGCCGTCTTTTCCCCGCCCCGGACATTCCCCCGGAATCCGAGGAAGAGACCACGCTGGAAATCCCCCGTATTCCGGCGGCCCCGGACCCGAAGAATTACCTCCGCTCGGATGGAATCCGGACCCCCGACCCGACTGACGGAGAGGAAGGAGAATACGAGGAAGGGGAATATGAGCAGCCCCGTTCTCTCGCCGATCGTCTCGGGGACTGGCTGGAACTCCGGCTGCACATCGCGCGGGAGCGCCACGACGGTGAGGCTGCATTCCGTGAGGCGGAAATCGCGCGGAAGGTCGCGCTTCTGGAGGCGCGGACTTCACGTGAGACCAGCCTCGCCGAGGCGCACAACAAACTCCGTGCCGCGCACCTGAAAGCGCAGGCTTCCCGCACGGGCGGGTCCGGGTCCGGGCTGGGTGCGGACAAGGGCCGCGGCGGCGCATCCGGCCGGGGCGGCGGATCCGGTTCGGGGCGCGGCTCCAGCGGATCGTCCGGAGCTGGCGGCGGCAAGCCCGGCGGCGGCCGTGGCCCTGGCGGCGGTGGAGCAGGCCGCGGTTCGGCCCGCTCCCCGTCGGGCGGTTCCGGGGGCAAGGGCCCCGGGAGCGGCAAGGGCACGGGCGGCCGGGGGCCCGGCAACAGCGGTTCCGGCGGCCGGGGTTCCGGCGGCCGAGCCGATGGCGGCCGGAAGAACAGCGGCAACGGCTCCGGCTCCGGCGGGTCGAACAGGTCCGGCGGCCGTGGCCCCGGCGGCGGTGGCCCCGGTGGCGGGCGCGGCTCGGGCCGGGACCCGGCGGTCAGCCCACGCGCGGAACGGGCCCGCGGCCAGCAGGACCGCCGGGCTGCCCGCCAGGCCGCCCGTGATCAGCGGCGTGCTGACCGGCAGGCCGCCGGCCTGGCCGACCGCACCAAGGACCGCGACCAGGAACGCGACCTGAGGCGGGGTGCGCAGGAGCGGACACAGCGCCGTAAGGAGAAGGCCGCCCGCCGCGCGGAGAAGGAACGCCGACGCGAGCGGGAGACGAAGGACGCTGCACGTTCGGCGGACCGCGAGGGCCGCACCACGTTCGGCGAGGCCGTCGCCGAGGAGGCGCAACGCCGCTGGGACAAGCGCCGCGCCGACGCCGACGGCAAACCGCAGGACGGCGCGGACAAGCCCCAGGACAAGGATGCGGGCGAGACCCCGCCGAAGGCGCAGGACAAGCCCTCTGGCGGGCCGTCAGACGGCCCTGCGGGCGGCGCGGGTGATCCTGGCCCGGACGCGGCCGGTAAGGCCCAGAACGGCCCTTCTGACGGCTCCGGCGACGGCCCGCACGAGGAGCGGGGGAAGCGGTCCTGGCGGGACTTCTTCGGCAAGCCCGCACCCGGCGAGGACGACGGCGGCACCGAGGGCGGTACCGGCAGCCCGTTCGGCCGGGACCGTACGCCCCCGACGGCGGAATGGCCCGGCCGCCCGCCCCGGACCGGTACTCGCCCTCCCGGCGAGGACGACGTGGTCGACGCGGTCATCGTCGACGACCCCGGCGACCCCTTCGGAACGTGGCGGGCCCGCCGCGCCGGCCTCCCGCGCGCCCCGAGGAAGCGGCGCGAACCGTCCATCCCGCAGCAGGAGATCAAGCGGCCCGGCACCAGCCGGCCTGTCAGCAGTGAAGGGAGCACCGCCAGCGTGAGCAGCACGGAAGTCACCCGGCCGTCCGGGCAGGGCGGTCTGGCCGCTCAGCACCGCACGGACATCACGTTCGATGAGTTCCTGGTGCGGATGACGAACATCGCGCTCCAGGCCGCCGCCGACCAGGAGCGGGCCGAAACCCTCATGGAGGCCCTCGACAAGGTCGCCGACGCCCTGCGGGAGATGGCCGCCGACCTGATCGGTGACCACAACATCGACACCGCCGTCACCAGCCTGATCGCCGATCTCGCCGACGCAGCGGGCCGCATGAAGCGGCAGACCGAGGTCTGCGCGGCCGAATGCGGCATGGCCTTGGAGGCCGCCAAGATCGCAGCCCAGATCGTCGGCCGCGTCTACGGCCAGGACATGGCCGCCAAGGAAGAGGCCGGCCTCACGTACGCGTCGGCCGCCGCTCACCACGACTGA
- a CDS encoding conjugal transfer protein TraB — protein sequence MSDLEPSSPGSSTSAAPAPADDDNRYKAVQAKLGALAAALDCAGSDLETLVRSIKENAQFAEDIAADIANAGLDPTHVDLASNVGAALGGAGQQVHKLQSTAQETADLAYSARSTHSKLYAGLDELRSNRREKTPRPGFFNR from the coding sequence ATGAGCGACCTCGAACCCAGCAGCCCGGGCAGCAGCACGAGCGCCGCGCCCGCTCCGGCCGACGACGACAACCGCTACAAGGCCGTCCAGGCCAAACTCGGCGCCCTCGCCGCCGCCCTGGATTGCGCGGGCAGCGACCTGGAAACCCTGGTGCGCAGCATCAAGGAGAACGCGCAGTTCGCCGAGGACATTGCCGCCGACATCGCCAACGCCGGCCTCGACCCGACGCACGTCGACCTCGCTTCCAACGTCGGCGCCGCGCTCGGCGGCGCCGGACAGCAGGTGCACAAGCTGCAGAGCACCGCGCAGGAGACCGCCGACCTCGCCTACAGCGCCCGCAGCACCCACTCCAAGCTGTACGCCGGTCTGGACGAACTCCGCTCCAACCGGCGCGAGAAGACACCCCGGCCCGGGTTCTTCAACCGCTGA
- a CDS encoding chromosome segregation protein ParM, with protein MTTPRSVTLERLAYTLAAPALAVAPNLYPDSPVNQVIQLAGVAGLGGWLLAAKSDEPGAGRKILRWSPLVLAAAVDVAAAHTPGFGPYWMDGLLAAGWAAAGWLVMPFSRHARRRHRPALATPAPQLAPAAPEPEQQGPAAPDDGANLLTRETRMLWENAGNPARTHIVKAVPHPGMPHDLTLLLRAVETGRPITGLTEAAVAAAFGVSSQDVVLADVAVQSGRQGGPGWMEVHITPDANARRRTAPTAREQWADRVAGPKGGAPGSELVHKSRDKERGVTFYRAKMTDTTDTPRIDLAKVCRALNLPEDDSCAFVLIDGAEFLISIFDRPPLSQIFPATRELLTPDAKGMYVCGFTITGQPVKTMVYQHDKNAAAHGLTLGVSRSGKTQFFAIHMAAQSLDGQVVWLGTVRKDEKTSVLGRYIDRQGSNALWMARSLRAAKALCEIRAEMPWPHDGQPHDYKPGDPRCPYRQLNVYGDEFMTAAQDADFGEFIQKDGEDLTVTGLKYGIGFNPAGQSPFAHNGFSTEMKDNLRQNSRPVIFNMGSPGATRKAAEGTMENAYDVPTIPARYSRSEGSAIERAMRGEADPENGVSTGGVAVIVLDNGRAVLMRSLYADFDTDLSELFPSEVTRLTDYEISELEKRGLWFDWNEPMRPGEFWPEPDEDGGHGNSRRRGGSGGGGGKGDGKPGAESSSRTPKVTSTRQALDAIKSLNNT; from the coding sequence GTGACCACGCCGCGCAGTGTCACGCTCGAACGCCTCGCCTACACCCTCGCCGCGCCCGCGCTGGCCGTGGCCCCGAACCTCTACCCCGACAGCCCCGTCAACCAGGTCATCCAACTCGCAGGCGTCGCCGGACTCGGCGGCTGGCTGTTGGCCGCCAAGAGCGATGAGCCCGGCGCCGGACGCAAGATCCTGCGCTGGTCCCCGCTGGTCCTGGCCGCCGCCGTCGACGTCGCCGCCGCACACACCCCCGGCTTCGGTCCGTACTGGATGGACGGCCTGCTTGCCGCCGGATGGGCGGCGGCCGGCTGGCTGGTGATGCCGTTCTCCCGGCACGCCCGCCGCCGCCACCGCCCCGCCCTCGCCACCCCAGCCCCGCAGCTGGCGCCCGCCGCACCCGAGCCCGAGCAGCAGGGCCCGGCAGCGCCGGACGACGGCGCGAACCTGCTCACCCGCGAGACCCGGATGCTGTGGGAGAACGCCGGGAACCCCGCCCGCACCCACATCGTCAAGGCCGTCCCGCACCCGGGCATGCCCCACGACCTGACCCTCCTGCTGCGCGCCGTGGAGACCGGCCGCCCCATCACCGGCCTCACGGAGGCCGCCGTCGCCGCCGCGTTCGGGGTGTCCTCCCAGGACGTCGTCCTCGCAGACGTCGCCGTCCAGAGCGGACGGCAGGGCGGCCCGGGATGGATGGAAGTTCACATCACCCCCGACGCCAACGCCCGGCGCCGCACCGCACCCACCGCCCGTGAACAGTGGGCCGACCGGGTCGCCGGACCCAAGGGCGGCGCTCCCGGCTCCGAACTGGTCCACAAGAGCCGCGACAAGGAACGAGGCGTCACGTTCTACCGGGCGAAGATGACCGACACCACCGACACCCCGCGCATCGACCTCGCCAAGGTCTGCCGCGCGCTGAACCTGCCCGAGGACGACTCCTGCGCGTTCGTCCTCATCGACGGAGCCGAGTTCCTGATCAGCATTTTCGACCGGCCGCCGCTGTCGCAGATCTTCCCCGCCACCCGCGAGCTGCTCACCCCGGACGCCAAGGGCATGTACGTGTGCGGTTTCACCATCACCGGCCAGCCGGTGAAGACCATGGTGTACCAGCACGACAAGAACGCCGCGGCGCACGGCCTGACCCTCGGGGTCAGCCGGTCCGGCAAGACGCAGTTTTTCGCAATCCACATGGCCGCGCAGTCCCTGGACGGACAGGTGGTGTGGCTGGGCACCGTCCGCAAGGACGAGAAGACCAGCGTGCTCGGCCGGTACATCGACCGGCAGGGCTCGAACGCGCTGTGGATGGCCCGCTCGCTGCGGGCGGCGAAGGCGCTGTGCGAGATCAGGGCGGAGATGCCCTGGCCGCACGACGGCCAGCCGCACGACTATAAGCCGGGCGACCCGCGCTGCCCCTACCGGCAGCTCAACGTCTACGGCGACGAGTTCATGACCGCGGCGCAGGACGCGGACTTCGGCGAGTTCATCCAGAAGGACGGCGAGGACCTCACTGTCACCGGGCTGAAGTACGGCATCGGCTTCAACCCGGCAGGCCAGTCGCCGTTCGCGCACAACGGGTTCTCCACTGAGATGAAGGACAACCTGCGGCAGAACTCGAGGCCGGTCATCTTCAACATGGGTTCGCCCGGCGCCACCCGCAAGGCGGCGGAGGGCACCATGGAGAACGCCTACGACGTGCCGACCATCCCGGCCCGCTACTCCCGCAGCGAGGGTTCCGCGATCGAGCGGGCCATGCGAGGCGAGGCCGACCCGGAGAACGGCGTCTCCACGGGCGGCGTCGCCGTCATCGTCCTCGACAACGGCCGCGCCGTCCTGATGCGGTCGCTGTACGCGGACTTCGACACCGACCTCTCCGAGCTGTTCCCCAGCGAGGTCACCCGGCTCACCGACTACGAGATCAGCGAGCTGGAAAAGCGCGGCCTGTGGTTCGACTGGAACGAGCCCATGCGGCCCGGCGAGTTCTGGCCCGAGCCCGACGAGGACGGCGGCCACGGCAACTCCCGCCGCCGCGGCGGGAGCGGCGGGGGAGGCGGCAAGGGCGACGGCAAGCCCGGAGCCGAGTCCAGCAGCCGCACGCCGAAGGTCACTTCAACCCGCCAGGCACTGGACGCCATCAAGTCCCTCAACAACACCTGA